Part of the Candidatus Auribacterota bacterium genome is shown below.
AGCAGCTGTATTTCTTCTTCATCGGTCAGTTCCACAACAATGTCAGGCTCGATTCCGATTTTCTGGATACACCTCCCCTTTGGCGTGAAGTACTTCGCGGTGGTCAATCTCAGCGCGGAGCCGTCCGGGAGGGGCAGCACGCTCTGCACCGAGCCCTTGCCAAACGTCGTGCTCCCAAGAATAATCCCCCTCCCCCAATCCTGCACCGCTCCGGCAACGATTTCCGAGCCGCTGGCGCTCCCCTTATTCACCAGTACCACCAGCAGGCAGTCCGGAAACGCAGCCTTCCCGGGAGATTTGAATTCAATATTCTGCGTCCTGAGCCGCCCCTTCGTGTACACCAGGAGCTTCTCGCCGCCGATGAATTTGTCGGCGATCTCAATGGCGACCTGGAGCAACCCTCCCGGATTGTTGCGGAGGTCAAGGATGAGCGCGCGCATCCCCTTCTTTTTCAGATCCTGGATCGCCTTTTCAAAATCGCGCCCCGTGCGCTCCTGGAACTGCGTCATCCTCAGGTACCCGACACCGTCCTTGACGACCTTCGCGTCCTTGATGCTCTGGATCTGAATGTTCGCCCTGGTCATGGCGAATGGGAGCAGCTCCCCCGTCCCCGACCGCATCACCGTGATGCGCACCACGGTTCCCGGGGGCCCCCGCAGCTTCCGCACCGCTTCGACAAGGCTGAGGTCCTTGGTGGATTTACCCTCGATTTCGATGATGCGGTCACCTGCCCTCACGCCCGCCTTGAACGCGGGGGTATCCTCAATGGGAGACACCACGATCAGGAACTGATCCCTGATGGTAATCTCAATTCCCAGTCCGCCGAACTCCCCTTCCGTCTCAACCTTCATCTCCTTGTAGATTTCCTCATCCATGAACTGGCTGTGCGGATCGAGCGCGGCGCACATCCCCTTGAGCGCGCCGTAGGCCAGCTCGCTCTCCTTCACCTCCCGGTAATAGTTACTCTGGATGAGATCCAAGCCGCAGACAAAAAGGTCCAGATCTCTCTTGAGCGGCGCATCGGCGGCAGGGCTCGAGAAGGGGGCCGCAGTGAAGAGCAGATACCATGCCCCGAGACTCGCACACACCACCGCCGCTGTGTTACGCGTACGCACGGTCACTCCCTCTCCTGGGGGTTGATGATGCGGATGCCTTTAATCAGATCGATTGCGCGCTGCACCATGGGATCCAACGGCTTTTCCTCTTTCTTCTCTTTTACCTTTTTCTTCTCGGGCTTTTTCTCTTCAGCGGTTTCAGGGGGCAGCGGGGGGATCGGCACCTCGATGTCCGGGTCAAGCCCTTCGTCCTGAATTTCCTGCCCATCCGGCGTTTCATAGACCGCAGTGATCATCTGTATCACCGAACCGTCCTTGAGGTTGAAGGAGCCCTCCTCAAAGGCGCAGCCGAAACTCTTCTGCCCCATGAGCATGCCCCCTTTTCTCCCCTGGAACGCTCCCGCGAGCACCTCCGCGGCGCCGCTCGTCCCACCGTTGATGAGCACCACAAAGGGCCCCCTCTCAAAAACCGGTTTTGACTGCGATCTGAATTCCTTGCTGGTCCCCTCAGCCCTCCCCCTGAGCGTGGTGATGAGTTCCCCCTGGGGGAGGAGGAGCTCGGCAACGGCTATGGCGGCAGCAGTGTCACCCGCCGGGCAGTCTCTCAGATCTATGATGAGACCGTTCGCTCCCACTGCCTTCAGCTTTTTTAAACAATCCACGATGCCGGGAGCGGTGTGCGGGTCGAAGCGCGTGATGCGGAGCAGCCCTACCTTCTCCGCAAGCATCTCTGAGCGCGCCGGGGGTCCATCGATCTTCCCCGGCCTGATGGTGAGGTTGAGGAAATCGCGCTCGCCCCGCCGCGCCACCTGTAGGAGGAGTTCCTTCGAGGCGCTCCCCCTGAACTGATGCACGAGCTCGTCGAAGGGGCGCTCCTCTACAGACTCCTCACCGATCTTGAGGATGATATCGCCGCTCTTAAGGCCGCTCTTCCATGCCGGCCCATTCTCTATTGGCGCGACCACCGTGAGAAGCTTGTTCTTATACGCGACCTCCAGGCCGTACGTGCCAAGGTCCTGGGGAGGAGCCCCGCCCGCGGGAGTTACCTTCGGTTCCGGGGGAGGGATGTAATGACTGTAGCTGTCGAGAGACGCGAGCATCCCCCTCAGCGCGTCCTGTATGAGTTTCTCGGAGCTTACCTTCTCGATGTAATCCCGCTGAATGATCGTGATCACATCGGAGATGATATCGAGGGTCTTATAGATATTTGTCTCTCCGGCCTGAAGCGAGGCATCATGTGAGCAGACGAATATGGCGCCAGACGCAATCAGAACTAACACACACAGAAATCGTGCTATCCCTAACCTCGTTCTCATCGTATCTCCCTTGATTATCTCATTAGCCATGCCATGTTTTTGATTTTGTGCTTCTGCTCTGGGATTTATTTTGGATTTGTGATTTTACCCGCCTGCCCCCGCCTGCCGGACGGGCAGGGGTCGGGCAGGGATTTGGGATTTTCTTTTCTGCTCAGGGCTCTCTTCGCTGCCTTGCAGATATCCTCCACCGTCAATGCGTACTTCCGGAGCAACTCATCCGGCTCCCCGGACTGTCCGAACTTGTCGTGGATACCCACCATTTCAACCGGAACCGGGCAGTGACGGACGACCGCGTCGGCCACCGCGCTCCCGAGACCGCCGATCACTGAGTGCTCTTCAGCGGTCACCAGGGCGCCGCATTTTCGCGCCGCGCTGAAGACGGCCTGATCATCGAGCGGCTTGATGGTGTGCATATTTAAGACTACCGCCTCAATTCCTTCAACCGCCAAACGGCGCGCCGCCTGGAGAGCATGTGCGAGCATGATCCCGCAGGCGATAATCGCCAGATCCGTACCCTCCCTCATGCGAGCCGCTTTCCCGATGGTAAAGCGGCCCCCCTCATCCGTCACCTGTTCCGTTTTGGGCCTGCTCGTCCGGATATAGACCGGCCCCTTCAGTTCAGCGGCTGCGAATACTGCCTTCTTCGCCTCGAGCCAATCGCACGGCACGATCACCGTAAAATTGGGAATTGCCCTCATGAGCGCTATGTCCTCCACACACTGATGGGACATACCATCAGCCCCCACCGTGAGGCCGCCATGGCTCCCGACGATCTTCACATTCGCCCTCATCGCCCCGAGGGAATTACGCAGCTGCTCCCAGCAACGCCCGGCGGCAAAGATGGCAAAACTGGAGGCGAATACCGTCTTGCCCGAGAGGGCAAGGCCGACCGCCATGTTCACCATATTCTGCTCGGCGATCCCCGCATTAAAAAAGCGCTCGGGGAAAACCTTGGCGAACATGCCCGTTCGCGTCGATTCGGAGAGGTCGGCGTCGAGCACCACGACGTTCTGGTTCCTCTTGCCCAGCTCGACCAGCGCCTCACCGTAACCGTCCCGTGTCGCCTTGAGCGTGGCCATCCGCCTATCCCTCACCAAGTTCCATGAGCGCCTGCCTGGCTTCCTCCGGAGAGGGAGCCACGCCATGCCAGTTGGCCTTGGACTCCATGAATGAGACACCCCGCCCCTTTATCGTATGCGCCACGATGGCGGCAGGCTTCCCTTTTACCCCCGCGGCCCAATCGATCGCCGGAATGATCTGGCCGAAGTCGTGCCCGTCGATCTCCTTAACCTCCCAGCCGAAGGCACGCCACTTCTCGGGGATCGGTTCCGGATTCATGACATCCTGGATCCTTCCGTCTATCTGAAAGCCGTTGAAATCAATGATGGCGCACAGGTTGTCGAGCTTATAGTGCGCCGCCGCCATCGCCGCCTCCCACACCTCTCCTTCTTGAAGCTCTCCGTCCCCCAGGATGGCGTACACGCGGTAGTGCTTCCCGTCAAGTCTGCCGGCAAGCGCCATACCAACCGCTATCGATATGCCCTGCCCCAGAGAGCCGGTGGATGCCTCAACGCCGGGGGTTCTCGTCATGTCCGGATGCCCCTGGAGGATTGATCCCATCTTCCGGAGGCTGAGGAGGGTGCTCTTGGGGAAATAGCCGCACTCCCCCAGCACGGCGTACAGCGCGGGGACGGAGTGCCCTTTTGAAAGCACCACTCTATCCCTGTCCCTCCAGCGTGGATCTTTTGGGCGGTGATTCAATCTTGTGAAATAGAGGGCGGTGAGTATATCGCTGATCGAGAGGGAACCGCCAGGATGGCCCGAGCCGGCCCTGGCAAGCATCTTGATGATGCTTCGCCGCACAGCCCTCGCCCGCTCTTCCATTTCTCGTATGACGGAAGCCGTTACGGGGCGCTCGCTCGCTTTTATTGTATCTGGCATCTTTTCCACCTTATACACGTCACGAAGGGGGGAGGGTGATAGTACCAATGCTCGCGCGGACTGTCAATTTCAAATGCGCGCTGGGAGCTTCCCTATTTTCACCAGGAACCCTCACTGTTTTACCACGGAGGACACAGAGATTGACGTGTGACACAGATTCACACAGATAGACACAGATGAACGCAGATTATTCAGTGGTAAAAAGATCATCATGCAGTTTGAAAAACTTTCTCAAATGAAAAAGTTTTGCACACTTGTAATACAGATCCTGCCGGCAGGCAGAGATACACACAGATTAATCTCTTTCCAGAAACCAGAAACTAGAAACTGTTGTTGCTGTTGTAACAATCTCCGTGATCTCCGAGGCCCTCCGTGGTCCCTGCCCGTCCCTGTCTGCCGACAGGCAGGCGGCAGGCGGGTCCGTGGTGAAAATGTTGTATTTTACTGCGCCTTTGCTTTGTAATCCGCTCTGACGCTATTGAAGAAAGTAATGGCGGCGGCCGTCCGGTAATCCGGGTATGTCCACGGCCATGGATGGTAACTCCCCTTTTCATACCACAGCATCGGCTGGGCGTAAATCCCCCCCCCGAGATATGTGCGGCAGGTCGCGTCCTTTGTCGAGGCGACGACGAGCTTGCTCAAATCGAGGTAGCCGGGGTCAACGTTCGCCCTCCTCCTGCCCCCGACAGAGAGGCACGCCTCGAGCTCATTGCTCATCACCTTGGCCTCCCGCAACGTATCCGGGCGGACCGGCGCGCCGAAGGCGACAAACTGCCTCTTCAGGTGAGGGCCGATCTCGCGCTCGTAGTAATTGGTGAAATCAAAATCGAACAGCTCGCTCCTGTGCGCCACGGCCCCCCAGAGCTTTTCGACCTCTCCTATGAGATCTTCCATCGCCGGAGCGCCGGGGGCGAGCAGCCCCGCCACGAGTATGACATTGCCTTTTTCGACTACCTTACCCATAGATTTCGCCGCGGATGGAACTAGATTTAGTTGCGCCCTATGGCCGCACTGTGCCCTCAGTGGTTACAACTTCGATCCGAATGCCCGCTTCCCGAGGTAAGAAAAAATCCCCGGATGCTTCGTCATATTGTCATACGAAAAGAGCGCCACGCCGCCCGCGCCCAGGCTGCGGCAGTCCTTTATCTGCGCGAGGAGGGCGCCGGGGGAATCGAGCAGCTTGTAGGCCCCCAGGCCAATGATGACCCTGTCTTTCGCAACGGGCGCGGCGTTCAGGAGTGACTCGGTATTCTTCTTCGCGACGCTTCTGGCGCTGCTATAGTTCATTGGCACGGCGAAGTCAATGAGCTTCTCGCGGAGCCAGCGGGGCCAGTCCTGAAACGTGAGGGAGCGATACTTTTTCTCATCAGCTACTGCTGCGACAGATAACTTTTTACCCCGCCTGTGCACAACCACCGCGGCCTCCCTGACAAATTCGCTCACCTGGTCCCGCCGCCACTCGTCCCAGAGGGCGCGCTGTGAGGCAGTGCATCCGAGAGGGTTCACCCCGTAAATCTTTTTAAACCTCGCGATACTCGTCCGGCCATACCCGAAACCCACTTTCCCCTTCTCGTCGTAGGGAAAGCGCGTGTAGTCGAGATGGATACCGTCAATGTCAGGATACTGTTCAAGGATTTCTTCTATGATGGAAATGAGATAGTTCCTCACCCTCGGGTCGCCCGGATCAAGCCAGTAGCCCCCGTCGGGGAGGGATGCTTTGGTGTAGTCGAGGAGCGAACGCCCCCTGTTGTCACAGGTAACTGCCGTCCTCCCCAGCTTACGAATGATCTTCGCATCAGCGTTTCCCCACACCCGGAACATGTTGACCCACGCATGCACCTGTATGCCTTTCGTGTGTGCAAGGTCAATTGCAATCTGCAGAGGGCTTGTTTTCTCTTTTGTGTAGAATTCATGGTAGGGAGCAGGATCAGCGAGTTTCGACTGGTACCAGGCTTTGTTGCCGCGATATACCTGTACGAAAACCGTGTTGAATCCGGCGATCCCCACACGATTGACCATCTCCTCAATCGTGCCACGGTTGGAAAGAGTGGAATTGATCCCCTCGCACTCCGCCCAGATTCCGCGGACTTCGTTGCGTCCCTTGCTGCCGCTCAGGCCCAGCGGCAATGCACCTTGGATGCCCAGGAGTGCGATCACGGCACACTCAGTGAGGGAAGGCATATCTTGTGGTCCTCTTAACCCGAATTATTCATCTCCCCAATTGCAGGGGTTCCCTGCCTACCGGCAGGCAGGGATTTATCGAACCCGCCATAGAAACGGGTCGCGCGTTTTACATGGCAAGCTTGATATTTGCCCGCCTATGGCGGGGGGGAGGTTAGGGGTTGAACTACTGTTAAAAGCTCAAGGCCGAAAGTTGAAAGTCGATATACCTTACGCTTCGAACTTTAAACTTCTGCCTGCGGTCAAGATACCCCGGTCAGAACCTCACACCCGGACTCAAGTTTGGCTGGTTCTCCCATGGCTCAGGCCGCGCCCAGGGGATGGAAGATCCCCCCTCCGGCGTCGAGCAACCTGAAAGGATTGCCAGTAAAGTCGCAAGGCATATGATACTCAGGACCAATCGAACGTGGCACATTATGTCACTATCCTATCGCCATTATCTTAACGTGTTATTGTAATACCCCTCCACTCAGAAATCAACTAATTCTGCCTCTCCAGAAATTGCGCATAACCGATTACAACCTTCACCAACCGGGCGCGCGTCAATCAGAAATGGCAATCTTGCGATATCTGAAAACGAGAATGCGGACAAGATTCCTGAATATCGAAGAATGAGCTTTGCCAAAACGCCGAAAATTGTACTATCGTTAGTAAAGGTAGCAAAGGCTTCTGCGGAATGGTATATTTGAGGTATTCGATCAGGCGGAGGATGCATGGCAGCGAGGTTGCTTTTGTAAGAAAGGGCAAAATGAAGAGGGTGTTTTTTTATTCGCTTATTTCTTCTCTGGTCTTGATTGCGGGTATCGCCTCCGCCCAGGAGCTACAGATCTGGTGCGTGTGGGCCAACGGCCACTCGGGGATCGGCACCGTGATCAAGGGGCCGGGGACGGGCGGGAAGGTCGTCCTCTTCGACGAGGGCGGTGGTGCTGACTGGGCGGCCTACGCGAAGGACCTTTGTACTTCCGTGGGGATCAGCAACGTCGACTACTGCGTCGCTACCCACTACGACAGGGACCACATTTACGGCATCGACGATTTCGTCTCGGACATGGGTGGGCAATCCCACTTTGGCACATACTATGACCGTGGCGGCAGCTATGACTATGATGGTGATGCCATCGACGCGAACTACATAGTCACCGTTTCTGGGAAGAGGGCGACCGTCATGGTCAACCCTGCATCGGACATTGACCTCGGCAACGGCGCGATCCTCCGCTTCCTCACCGTCGGCGCGCCGGACGATCCCGGCCCGACGAACACCCTCTACGTCAGGGGCAGGCCGGATGTCACCAGCGGCATGAGCGAGAACGACAAGTCCATCACCTGCCTGGTGACCTACGGCGGGTTTGACATGTACCTTGGGGGCGACGCCGAGGGGACGGACGAGGGGCAAGTCGCCCTTGTGAAAGGCGACCTCGGTCGCCACGTGGACGTGATGCTCGTGGACCATCATGGTTCAGATACCAACGGCATCAGCTCTCCGACGTTCCTCGGCAGCATGGACCCGGAAATCGCCGTCATCTCCGTCTGGTCCAACTCCTATGGCCATCCCAGGGAAACGACCGTAGAGAATTTCACCGCGGTGGTGGATTCAGGCGTCATGAGCATCATCCGCCTGTATCCGGGCGATAGCGGCGGCACGGGCTGGGCCCCCGAGACGCCGAGTCCTCCGCGCTTCACCACCAACCGCCACGCGTACATTCATACGGATGGCAGCACCTATTCCGTCGAGGCGGTGCTGCCGGGCAGCACCCCCACGCCGCTTATCACCGGTCATCTGACGGACGACCCGGGCCTCGCACCCACACCAACACCGAGGCCAGAGGATCTGTGGCCCATGTTCCACAACGATGCCCTTCATGCGGGAAAGAGCACCCTCTCGGGACCGCGCGCCCCTGTGTTTGTCTGGAGCTATGTCTCCGCCGATGACATCAATTCGTCCCCCGCGCTGAGCGGGACCAGTTCAGTCTACATAGGCTCCCGAGACCGTAATCTTTACGTCATCGATTCCCCCGGCAACCTGCTGTGGAGCTACGAGATCTACGAGGGCGCCTACACCGCTCCCCTCTCTTCATCCGCCGCGGTGAGCACCCAAACGGTGTACATCGGCTCGGATGACAACGTGCTCTACGCGCTGCGGCAGGACGACGGGTTGCTGCTCTGGAGCTACGGGACGGGGGGCGACATCTCCTCCTCGCCGACTTTCGATCCAACCTCCACGGTTTATGTGGGTTCTGAAGACAGCCGGCTCTACAGTCTCAACTCTGTTGGTTCTCTGTTGTGGAGTTACGAGGCCTCCGAGCCTATCGCTTCGTCGCCTGCGATAAGCACCGACACGGTGTACGTTTGTTCTGATGACAACCGTCTCTACAGCGTAACCAATCTCACCGGTGTGCTCTCATGGAGCTATGTAACCGGAGATAAGATATCCTCCTCACCTGCGGTGAGCGGGACAGAGACGGTCTATATCGGTGCACGGGACAACACCCTGTATAGCATCAGCTCCGCGGGAGCGCTGGTGTGGAGCTACGGGATGGCGGGGGATATTCTCTCCACGGCGGCATTGAGCACCGACAAAGTCTGTGTCGGTTCATATGACAATGTGCTCTACGCGCTGTGGCAGAGCGGGGGACTGTCCTGGAGTTACGAGACGGCGGACGACATCGACTCTTCTCCCGCGGCGGACGCGGTGGATGCGGTGTGTGTGGGGTCTGGAGATGGCATTTTCTACAGCGTTGACTCGCTCGGGAGGCTCCAGTGGAGTTACGAGACGACAGCGCCGATACGCTCATCGGTCGCGATAGGCACCGACACGGTGTACATCGGCTCCCAGGACAATGTCCTGTATGTCATTGCCGAGGCAACGTCCACCCCCACACCGACGAGCACACCCACACCGACAAAAACACCGACAAACACACCGACAATAACGCCCACGAGAACCCCGACTCGAACTCCCACGGCGACGCCGACGATCACACCCACGCCGACAGAAACACCGACCTGGGATCCGAGTATTCCGACATATACCCCCACCGAGACCCCCACGATCACCGCGACCCCGACCATAACACCCACACCCTATGCGGACTGGCCGATGTTTCGTCATGATGCGAGGCATACCGGGCTGAGTAATTATGAGGGGCCGTCCATACCAGTATTCGCATGGAGCTATGTGACCGAGAGTTCGGTGGATTCTTCTCCCGCGATCGGTGCCACAGGGGAAGTTTATATCGGCTCTGGTTGGGGTGGCAATAATCTCTACGCGATGAATTTTGACGGCGTGCTCAACTGGAGCTATAAGACTGGGAGTGAGATATATTCCTCTCCCGCGATCGGCAGTGACGGGAGGGTGTATGTCGGCTCCGGTTATTATGACAAGAATCTCTACGCATTTAACCAGAACGGCGTGCTCAACTGGAGCTATAAGACTGGGAGTCAGATATATTCCTCTCCCGCGCGGGGCAGTGACGGGAGGGTGTATGTCGGCTCTGCCTGGGGTGATAATAATCTCTACGCATTTAACCCGAACGGCGCGCTCAACTGGAGCTATAGGACTGGTGCTGCTGTATATTTCTCCTCTCCCGCGCGGGGCAGTGACGGGAGGGTGTATGTCGGCTCTGAGGATTATAGATTCTACGCGATTAATTCTGACGGCGCGTTCAACTGGAGCTATCGGACTGGGAGTTATATAGAGTCCTCTCCCGCCCTGGGGAGTGACGGGAGAGTATACGTCGGCTCTGAGGATTATAGATTCTACGCGATTAATTCTGACGGCGCGCTCAACTGGAGCTATAAGACTGGGAGTGAGATATATTCCTCTCCCGCGATCGGCGCCACAGGGGAAGTTTATGTCGGCTCTGGGGATTATAGATTCTACGCGATTAATTCTGACGGCGTGCTCAACTGGAGCTATAAGACTGGGAGTGAGATATATTCCTCTCCCGCGCGGGGCAGTGACGGGAGGGTGTATGTCGGCTCTGCCTGGGGTGATAATAATCTCTACGCATTTAACCCGAACGGCGCGCTCAACTGGAGCTATACGACTGGTGCTGCTATATATTTCTCCTCACCCGCGATGGGGAGCGACGGGAGGGTGTATATTGGCTCTGGGGATAGCGCTCTCTATTGTATCGAGCAACCGCCGACCGAGACACCTACACGAACACCCACTCCGACAAAGACGCCGACGATCACGCCGACAGCTACGAACACTCCGCTCCCCATGCCAACGGCCACTCCCACCCGGACCCCCACTGCTGCCCCAACAAGTACGCCCACGCATACAGCATCACCGCTGCCGACGCCCACTCCGTCCGGCCTCGTGGTCACGCTCAACAAGCAGATTGCTTCGCCAGGGATGGTGGTGGTTGCCCGCGCGAAGATCCCCCCGGTCCCCCCGAGCAATCCCGTAGATGCCTATATTCTCGTGCGCTATCCCTCGGGACAAATCTACTCCGTGATGTTCGACGGCGCTGTCATGAAAGGTGTTTTCCCCTGCGCAACGGGAGTGCGCACGCTGGGCAATGGATGGTCGGGCGACCTTTTCAGCCACAGGGTATGCAGGGAGGCGATGGAAGGCATCTACACCGTGGGGCTCATTCTGATGCCAGAAGGAATGCCGATGAGTCTCTGCAAAGCCGTCACTTACAACCTGATGAATGTCACTATAGTGAAGTAGTTATAAATGCTGCTTCTCTGCCGATTGGTTTCTTCGCCCTCTCCAATCCCGCAAGACTGCGCAATCCTCCGGCTCTGTGTCCCCCGATAATGCTCAGGATCTGCATCGGGCTACATTTATCGCGACCATCACACTGAAACCACCAACCAGAAATACCCGATAGCGCGGGAATACACGTAATGAGTGGGGAGGTCATATAGTTTTTGTTTTTGGAATTGCGTTCATCCGCGCACATCCGCGGCTAAACTTGTGTTCAGTGAATTCAGTGTCCCTGCCCGCCGGCAGGCAGGTCTGTGGTGAAAATTACTCTCTTCTGCTTTTCCCCCTTGCGCCGATTGCAAATGGGCTTATAATATGTAGATTCGCCATAGGCATACCTGAAAGAAAGGCGCTCACATGCTCTCGTTCTTCCGCCGCAGGATGAAGCTCATCCTCTGGATTCTCGTCGTCGTCGTCATTGTCACCTTCATTCCCTGGGGGGTCGGGGTTCGCATGCGGTTCCGCGGCGAGAAACGCCTCAGCGCCGCCGGCGAGCTCTTCGGCAAAACCGTGTCCCGCCCCGACTTCGACGACGCCTGCATGGCCATACGCACGGACAGCCTCCTGCGCCGCGTGCAGATGAACGACGCCGAGATCAGTCAGCGCGCCTGGGAACGACTCCTCATGCTCACACAGGCGCGCAGGGAGGGTATCTCTGTCTCCGACAGGGAGCTTGCCCGCGCGATACGGGCGCAGTTCGGCGGCGAGGGAAGTTTCGACCAGCGGGTGTACGAGAATATCCTCAGAAACATGGGGCTAACCCCCGACGTATACGAAGGGTGGACACGGGAATCCTTGATGATCGCTCGACTCATTGAACTGGT
Proteins encoded:
- a CDS encoding DUF4416 family protein, with the protein product MGKVVEKGNVILVAGLLAPGAPAMEDLIGEVEKLWGAVAHRSELFDFDFTNYYEREIGPHLKRQFVAFGAPVRPDTLREAKVMSNELEACLSVGGRRRANVDPGYLDLSKLVVASTKDATCRTYLGGGIYAQPMLWYEKGSYHPWPWTYPDYRTAAAITFFNSVRADYKAKAQ
- a CDS encoding transketolase gives rise to the protein MPDTIKASERPVTASVIREMEERARAVRRSIIKMLARAGSGHPGGSLSISDILTALYFTRLNHRPKDPRWRDRDRVVLSKGHSVPALYAVLGECGYFPKSTLLSLRKMGSILQGHPDMTRTPGVEASTGSLGQGISIAVGMALAGRLDGKHYRVYAILGDGELQEGEVWEAAMAAAHYKLDNLCAIIDFNGFQIDGRIQDVMNPEPIPEKWRAFGWEVKEIDGHDFGQIIPAIDWAAGVKGKPAAIVAHTIKGRGVSFMESKANWHGVAPSPEEARQALMELGEG
- a CDS encoding PQQ-binding-like beta-propeller repeat protein translates to MKRVFFYSLISSLVLIAGIASAQELQIWCVWANGHSGIGTVIKGPGTGGKVVLFDEGGGADWAAYAKDLCTSVGISNVDYCVATHYDRDHIYGIDDFVSDMGGQSHFGTYYDRGGSYDYDGDAIDANYIVTVSGKRATVMVNPASDIDLGNGAILRFLTVGAPDDPGPTNTLYVRGRPDVTSGMSENDKSITCLVTYGGFDMYLGGDAEGTDEGQVALVKGDLGRHVDVMLVDHHGSDTNGISSPTFLGSMDPEIAVISVWSNSYGHPRETTVENFTAVVDSGVMSIIRLYPGDSGGTGWAPETPSPPRFTTNRHAYIHTDGSTYSVEAVLPGSTPTPLITGHLTDDPGLAPTPTPRPEDLWPMFHNDALHAGKSTLSGPRAPVFVWSYVSADDINSSPALSGTSSVYIGSRDRNLYVIDSPGNLLWSYEIYEGAYTAPLSSSAAVSTQTVYIGSDDNVLYALRQDDGLLLWSYGTGGDISSSPTFDPTSTVYVGSEDSRLYSLNSVGSLLWSYEASEPIASSPAISTDTVYVCSDDNRLYSVTNLTGVLSWSYVTGDKISSSPAVSGTETVYIGARDNTLYSISSAGALVWSYGMAGDILSTAALSTDKVCVGSYDNVLYALWQSGGLSWSYETADDIDSSPAADAVDAVCVGSGDGIFYSVDSLGRLQWSYETTAPIRSSVAIGTDTVYIGSQDNVLYVIAEATSTPTPTSTPTPTKTPTNTPTITPTRTPTRTPTATPTITPTPTETPTWDPSIPTYTPTETPTITATPTITPTPYADWPMFRHDARHTGLSNYEGPSIPVFAWSYVTESSVDSSPAIGATGEVYIGSGWGGNNLYAMNFDGVLNWSYKTGSEIYSSPAIGSDGRVYVGSGYYDKNLYAFNQNGVLNWSYKTGSQIYSSPARGSDGRVYVGSAWGDNNLYAFNPNGALNWSYRTGAAVYFSSPARGSDGRVYVGSEDYRFYAINSDGAFNWSYRTGSYIESSPALGSDGRVYVGSEDYRFYAINSDGALNWSYKTGSEIYSSPAIGATGEVYVGSGDYRFYAINSDGVLNWSYKTGSEIYSSPARGSDGRVYVGSAWGDNNLYAFNPNGALNWSYTTGAAIYFSSPAMGSDGRVYIGSGDSALYCIEQPPTETPTRTPTPTKTPTITPTATNTPLPMPTATPTRTPTAAPTSTPTHTASPLPTPTPSGLVVTLNKQIASPGMVVVARAKIPPVPPSNPVDAYILVRYPSGQIYSVMFDGAVMKGVFPCATGVRTLGNGWSGDLFSHRVCREAMEGIYTVGLILMPEGMPMSLCKAVTYNLMNVTIVK
- a CDS encoding S41 family peptidase — translated: MRTRLGIARFLCVLVLIASGAIFVCSHDASLQAGETNIYKTLDIISDVITIIQRDYIEKVSSEKLIQDALRGMLASLDSYSHYIPPPEPKVTPAGGAPPQDLGTYGLEVAYKNKLLTVVAPIENGPAWKSGLKSGDIILKIGEESVEERPFDELVHQFRGSASKELLLQVARRGERDFLNLTIRPGKIDGPPARSEMLAEKVGLLRITRFDPHTAPGIVDCLKKLKAVGANGLIIDLRDCPAGDTAAAIAVAELLLPQGELITTLRGRAEGTSKEFRSQSKPVFERGPFVVLINGGTSGAAEVLAGAFQGRKGGMLMGQKSFGCAFEEGSFNLKDGSVIQMITAVYETPDGQEIQDEGLDPDIEVPIPPLPPETAEEKKPEKKKVKEKKEEKPLDPMVQRAIDLIKGIRIINPQERE
- a CDS encoding transketolase family protein, coding for MATLKATRDGYGEALVELGKRNQNVVVLDADLSESTRTGMFAKVFPERFFNAGIAEQNMVNMAVGLALSGKTVFASSFAIFAAGRCWEQLRNSLGAMRANVKIVGSHGGLTVGADGMSHQCVEDIALMRAIPNFTVIVPCDWLEAKKAVFAAAELKGPVYIRTSRPKTEQVTDEGGRFTIGKAARMREGTDLAIIACGIMLAHALQAARRLAVEGIEAVVLNMHTIKPLDDQAVFSAARKCGALVTAEEHSVIGGLGSAVADAVVRHCPVPVEMVGIHDKFGQSGEPDELLRKYALTVEDICKAAKRALSRKENPKSLPDPCPSGRRGQAGKITNPK
- a CDS encoding S41 family peptidase — translated: MRTRNTAAVVCASLGAWYLLFTAAPFSSPAADAPLKRDLDLFVCGLDLIQSNYYREVKESELAYGALKGMCAALDPHSQFMDEEIYKEMKVETEGEFGGLGIEITIRDQFLIVVSPIEDTPAFKAGVRAGDRIIEIEGKSTKDLSLVEAVRKLRGPPGTVVRITVMRSGTGELLPFAMTRANIQIQSIKDAKVVKDGVGYLRMTQFQERTGRDFEKAIQDLKKKGMRALILDLRNNPGGLLQVAIEIADKFIGGEKLLVYTKGRLRTQNIEFKSPGKAAFPDCLLVVLVNKGSASGSEIVAGAVQDWGRGIILGSTTFGKGSVQSVLPLPDGSALRLTTAKYFTPKGRCIQKIGIEPDIVVELTDEEEIQLLVKHRLEKMISDNPDSKDMDEEKEELKKLSDVTDVQLERAVDLLQGLLAHRGSSPGRGSDTLHAKKGTAKRPNAL
- a CDS encoding family 10 glycosylhydrolase, whose product is MPSLTECAVIALLGIQGALPLGLSGSKGRNEVRGIWAECEGINSTLSNRGTIEEMVNRVGIAGFNTVFVQVYRGNKAWYQSKLADPAPYHEFYTKEKTSPLQIAIDLAHTKGIQVHAWVNMFRVWGNADAKIIRKLGRTAVTCDNRGRSLLDYTKASLPDGGYWLDPGDPRVRNYLISIIEEILEQYPDIDGIHLDYTRFPYDEKGKVGFGYGRTSIARFKKIYGVNPLGCTASQRALWDEWRRDQVSEFVREAAVVVHRRGKKLSVAAVADEKKYRSLTFQDWPRWLREKLIDFAVPMNYSSARSVAKKNTESLLNAAPVAKDRVIIGLGAYKLLDSPGALLAQIKDCRSLGAGGVALFSYDNMTKHPGIFSYLGKRAFGSKL